In Chanodichthys erythropterus isolate Z2021 chromosome 18, ASM2448905v1, whole genome shotgun sequence, the following are encoded in one genomic region:
- the qpct gene encoding glutaminyl-peptide cyclotransferase yields the protein MAERRWSTRLLALTGILATLASCDTVPWQKEKLKHEATTLSSSELSSVIAHTDLDRMWKKDLKPMLVVRYPGSTGSQHVQQHIKSTLGSMNAGWEVTEDAFYAHTPYGQLPFTNIIATLNPAAKRQLVLACHFDSKYYPPQWDGRVFLGATDSAVPCSMILELARAQDDELKTLKDSGSDLSLQLFFFDGEEALYQWTSEDSLYGSRHLAHKMATTPHPPEATNTSQLDSIDLFVLLDLIGGPNPRFGYQFSSTTRWLSRLQNIERRLHALGHLQDHPNEVQYFWPGLHVGLILDDHIPFLNQGVRILHLISSPFPSVWHTFDDNEDNLDRTSIGNLNKILQVFVLEYLNKKIQSPVAESS from the exons ATGGCCGAAAGACGCTGGAGCACGAGACTGCTGGCTTTGACTGGCATCCTCGCGACACTGGCGAGCTGCGACACTGTTCCCTGGCAGAAGGAAAAG CTAAAACATGAAGCAACCACACTGAGCTCCAGTGAACTGAGCAGTGTCATAGCTCATACCGATCTGGACCGAATGTGGAAGAAAGACCTGAAGCCCATGCTTGTTGTGCGGTACCCTGGTTCAACTGGAAGCCAACACGTTCAGCAG CATATTAAATCAACCCTCGGCTCGATGAATGCGGGATGGGAAGTGACAGAGGACGCCTTCTATGCTCATACTCCTTACGGCCAACTTCCCTTTACCAACATAATTGCTACTCTCAACCCTGCTGCAAAACGTCAGTTAGTGCTGGCCTGTCACTTTGACTCCAAATACTACCCTCCGCAATGGGACGGCCGCGTGTTTCTCGGAGCAACGGATTCTGCTGTGCCCTGCTCAATGATTCTGGAACTGGCAAGAGCCCAAGATGACGAACTAAAGACCCTGAAG GACTCTGGGTCAGATCTGTCTCTGCAGTTATTCTTCTTTGATGGAGAGGAGGCTCTTTATCAGTGGACCTCTGAAGACTCTCTGTACGGATCTCGTCATCTGGCCCACAAAATGGCGACAACACCACATCCACCGGAAGCCACCAACACCAGCCAGCTCGACAGCATT GATCTGTTTGTTCTACTGGACTTGATTGGAGGTCCTAATCCACGCTTTGGTTATCAGTTCTCTAGTACGACCCGATGGCTTTCCAGACTACAAAATATTG AGCGTCGGCTGCATGCGCTTGGCCACCTACAGGATCACCCTAATGAGGTTCAGTACTTCTGGCCCGGCCTGCATGTGGGTCTAATTCTGGATGACCACATACCATTTCTTAACCAAG GGGTCCGGATCCTTCATCTCATTTCGTCTCCTTTCCCTTCGGTGTGGCACACTTTTGATGACAACGAGGATAACCTGGATCGCACCTCCATCGGCAATCTCAACAAGATCCTGCAGGTCTTTGTTCTTGAGTACCTCAACAAGAAAATTCAGAGCCCTGTCGCTGAAAGCTCCTAA